A genomic stretch from Aquila chrysaetos chrysaetos chromosome 1, bAquChr1.4, whole genome shotgun sequence includes:
- the ING2 gene encoding inhibitor of growth protein 2 isoform X1 codes for MCCWRGGMMLAGPQLVAGPAAPGGERARLLSLYVQDYLECVESLPLDIQRNASLLREMDTQCQEALKEIDDVYEKYKSENDPVQKKRLQQHLQRALINSQELGDEKIQIVTQMLELVENRARQMETHSQCFQDLSENEKPLEKAKMESCQPERSSRRPRRQRTSESRDLCHIANGIDDCDDQPPKEKRSKSSKKKKRSKAKQEREVSPVEFAIDPNEPTYCLCNQVSYGEMIGCDNEQCPIEWFHFSCVGLTYKPKGKWYCPKCRGDNEKTMDKCTDKSKKDRRSR; via the exons atGTGCTGCTGGCGCGGGGGGATGATGCTGGCGGGGCCGCAGCTGGtagcggggccggcggcgccgggcggggagcgggcccGGCTGCTCTCGCTCTACGTGCAGGACTACCTGGAGTGCGTGGAGTCGCTGCCGCTGGACATTCAGCGCAACGCCTCGCTGCTGCGGGAGATGGACACGCAGTGCCAAG AAGCGCTAAAAGAAATAGATGATGTCTATGAAAAATACAAGTCTGAAAATGATCCTGTTCAGAAGAAACGcttgcagcagcatcttcagcGTGCATTAATCAACAGCCAAGAACTTGGAGATGAAAAAATTCAAATAGTTACTCAGATGCTAGAACTGGTAGAGAATAGAGCCCGGCAAATGGAAACACACTCTCAGTGTTTTCAAGATCTGTCTGAGAACGAAAAGCCTCTAGAAAAGGCGAAGATGGAGTCCTGCCAGCCAGAGAGATCTTCACGTAGACCTCGTCGCCAGCGAACCAGCGAAAGCCGTGATCTGTGCCATATAGCAAATGGTATTGATGACTGCGATGATCAGCcacctaaagaaaaaagatctaaatcttccaagaagaaaaaacgCTCCAAAGCCAAACAAGAGAGAGAGGTTTCACCTGTAGAATTTGCAATTGATCCCAATGAACCAACTTACTGCTTATGCAACCAAGTGTCTTACGGTGAAATGATAGGATGTGATAATGAACAGTGTCCTATCGAGTGGTTCCACTTTTCGTGTGTTGGACTCACCTACAAACCAAAGGGGAAATGGTATTGCCCCAAGTGCAGAGGAGACAATGAGAAAACGATGGACAAATGTACTGACAAATCAAAAAAGGATAGAAGATCGAGGTAG
- the ING2 gene encoding inhibitor of growth protein 2 isoform X2, whose product MLELVENRARQMETHSQCFQDLSENEKPLEKAKMESCQPERSSRRPRRQRTSESRDLCHIANGIDDCDDQPPKEKRSKSSKKKKRSKAKQEREVSPVEFAIDPNEPTYCLCNQVSYGEMIGCDNEQCPIEWFHFSCVGLTYKPKGKWYCPKCRGDNEKTMDKCTDKSKKDRRSR is encoded by the coding sequence ATGCTAGAACTGGTAGAGAATAGAGCCCGGCAAATGGAAACACACTCTCAGTGTTTTCAAGATCTGTCTGAGAACGAAAAGCCTCTAGAAAAGGCGAAGATGGAGTCCTGCCAGCCAGAGAGATCTTCACGTAGACCTCGTCGCCAGCGAACCAGCGAAAGCCGTGATCTGTGCCATATAGCAAATGGTATTGATGACTGCGATGATCAGCcacctaaagaaaaaagatctaaatcttccaagaagaaaaaacgCTCCAAAGCCAAACAAGAGAGAGAGGTTTCACCTGTAGAATTTGCAATTGATCCCAATGAACCAACTTACTGCTTATGCAACCAAGTGTCTTACGGTGAAATGATAGGATGTGATAATGAACAGTGTCCTATCGAGTGGTTCCACTTTTCGTGTGTTGGACTCACCTACAAACCAAAGGGGAAATGGTATTGCCCCAAGTGCAGAGGAGACAATGAGAAAACGATGGACAAATGTACTGACAAATCAAAAAAGGATAGAAGATCGAGGTAG